In a single window of the Solea senegalensis isolate Sse05_10M linkage group LG1, IFAPA_SoseM_1, whole genome shotgun sequence genome:
- the LOC122768140 gene encoding alpha/beta hydrolase domain-containing protein 17A-like, producing MNGLSIRELCCLFCCPPCPSRIAAKLAFLPPEPTYALLPDPDPVTGAGTTSGPGSGAAVPSLGAPGLRSRLGAGSGSDRGGGGGGGGGGGGGSISSSTSSGGGAGGSASEGRWKLHLSERAEFQYSQRELDVTDVFLTRSSRGNRVGCMYIRCAPNARFTVLFSHGNAVDLGQMSSFYIGLGTRINCNIFSYDYSGYGVSTGKPSEKNLYADIDAAWHALRSRYGISPENIILYGQSIGTVPTVDLASRFECAAVVLHSPLTSGMRVAFPDTKKTYCFDAFPNIEKVSKIPSPVLIIHGTEDEVIDFSHGLALFERCPKAVEPLWVEGAGHNDIELYSQYLERLRRFINQDLAAQHA from the exons ATGAACGGTCTGTCCATACGAGAGCTATGCTGCCTGTTCTGCTGCCCCCCTTGCCCCAGTCGCATTGCAGCCAAGCTGGCTTTCCTCCCTCCAGAGCCCACTTATGCCCTTCTTCCTGACCCAGATCCAGTTACTGGAGCAGGAACTACCTCTGGGCCTGGCTCTGGAGCTGCCGTGCCATCTCTCGGAGCTCCAGGACTGCGTTCCCGGCTGGGTGCTGGTAGCGGAAGTGACAGagggggtggaggaggtggaggaggaggtggcggcggcggcagcatcagcagcagcaccagtaGTGGTGGTGGAGCAGGTGGTAGTGCGAGTGAAGGCAGGTGGAAGTTGCATCTCAGTGAGAGAGCAGAGTTCCAGTATTCACAGAGAGAGCTGGATGTGACAGATGTGTTCCTGACTAGGTCCAGCCGAGGGAACAGGGTTGGATGTATGTACATTCGCTGTGCTCCCAATGCTAG GTTTACAGTGCTGTTTTCCCATGGTAACGCAGTGGACCTAGGCCAGATGAGCAGCTTCTATATTGGCTTAGGCACGCGCATCAACTGCAACATTTTCTCCTATGATTACTCAGGCTACGGTGTTAGCACTGGCAAGCCCTCTGAGAAGAACCTTTATGCTGACATCGATGCTGCCTGGCATGCCCTGCGCTCTAG gTATGGCATCAGCCCTGAGAATATAATCCTGTATGGACAGAGCATTGGCACAGTGCCCACTGTAGACTTGGCGTCACGTTTCGAATGTGCTGCTGTGGTCCTCCACTCTCCTCTCACGTCTGGTATGAGAGTGGCATTCCCCGACACCAAGAAAACATACTGTTTTGATGCCTTCCCTAA cATCGAGAAGGTGTCAAAGATCCCGTCTCCAGTTCTCATCATCCATGGTACAGAGGACGAGGTGATCGACTTCTCTCACGGCCTTGCTCTGTTCGAGCGCTGCCCCAAGGCCGTGGAGCCTCTCTGGGTGGAGGGAGCTGGTCACAACGACATTGAGCTTTACAGTCAGTACCTGGAGAGGCTACGGCGCTTCATCAACCAGGACCTCGCTGCACAGCATGCctga